Genomic window (Siphonobacter curvatus):
ATGTTCTTTCTTGATAACCGTTTTGGAGAGAACAGGGGTGAAGCCATACCGGCCCGACGTTTCAAAGGCCGCTCGAAGGGCCATTACATATCCTTTAGGGAAACGCAACAAAGCTCCCGGATGAAAAAGAAAATTAGACATTCGGCTCCCACCGGATTCAGCCCGAATGAAGGGCACAAACTCCGCTGAAAAGCCTACTTTTTCACTCTTCCACAGATTAAGGCCAATCGGGAATCCAACCTGGTAATAGGTTTTAAAATTAGGCGTTACCTGACCTTCGCTGAAGCTTACAATCGGGTGCAGCACGCCCACGTACCCGGTAACTTTAGGAGGCTCGGTAGATTGGCCCAGAGCGACCCCTTCTAAAAGTAAGATAAGTTTCACTAGTAAGAGCAATCGCAAAATCGAAGTCAGGCTTCGCTTGAAGGCGTAAGTAGATAGCATGAGTAGGCAACGGGTTTTGATAGCGTTACCCTGCAAGATTAAAGCTCCTTCTGAAGCTAAAATAGAACGCGTATTTCCTTTGGAACCAGCTTTACTTTTTAGCCTGCTTTTTTCTGAATTGGTTAGGCGTTAGGTCCATGTACTTTTTAAAAACCCGGGTAAAGTGACTCTGGTCGGAAAATCCGGTTAGATACGCAATTTCGGAAAGTGAATAGGCACTAGAGCGAAGCAGGTGCAGGGCTTTATCAATGCGTTGTTGTTGCAAATACTCGGTAAAGGAGGTGTTTTCAAAATACCGGGAAAATTCACGGGAGAGGTAACTCGGATTGACGTTCACGTTTTCGGCTAATTCCTGAAGCGTAAGCGTAGAATCGAGATTAGTGTCAATCAACTGCCGTAACTCATGCACCCAATCGGGGACTTTGGTTTTCTTCTGATGATCCAGATAGGTATGATAAATCTCTAGTAAGAGCTTTTCAGCGGGAGTCTGGATGTGTTTTTGCTGATAGAGCTGGCTAGCCCAGGTATATAACGCATCGTAAAGAATGAAGCCCTGAGCGAGTAACGCTTGATCGTCGGTGATATTGAAAGCCAGACCAGCGGAGATGGCCCATAGCCCCGGAGATTGACTGGCGAGGGAATGATCATCCGTATCAGCACCGCGAATAATGGGAGCCATGCGGTACAGAGCGGGGTCCGTGAGCTGATGTTTCTTAAGGATGTAGTCAAACGTACAAAATCGTTCATAATGCGTATACTCCGCACCGGGAACATCAAAAGGTATGGCATCTAACGTTGAAGCCATGGGGAGTACCTCAGATTCAGCGACAAAGAGAAATTCAGCTTCTGGGTCAATGAATCGGCGAATAAGCCAAGGGCAGGCTAAACGGTCAATTTTGGGCCGTTCACGGGTAATCCATTTCATGAGGGATGTTTTTCAGGCAAACCTATGACAAATGTTTAATCTCACTACTAACTTTCTTTAACTACTTGCGATACTACATTTTACAATTTTTGAGTGGTTGTATGTAAAAGGATATAGAGTAGATATGGCATCGATCTTCCAGAGAAGTCTATCTTTTGAATTTTCCTCTGCAAGACAAACAGTTTTCTGGTGAGATCGCTTCGATGCCTTGACTAGTGAATAATCAGATAGGGGTCTTCTAGAACCCTTTCGACCCTAACCCAATCAATAAATACCTACAGTGCTTGACCCAACTAGCACACCCGTTCAAACGCAGTTGCCCAGTCAGTGGTACCCTAGTTTTTTAACCGCGGTCCGACAATACTGACGCCATGCTTCTGGTGAACTTGTTTGATCTCTTCCAGCGTAGCCGTAGCTGGCAATTGAGACAGGCGTTTGAAAAGTGCTTCGGTTTGGCCACTTGGACTGGTCTGAAAAAACATTTTCCCCGTTTCACTGAGTACTAAAAAGGCATGGGGCACCTCCCTGGGTAAAAAGATAGTATCGCCCCCGTGCAGGGTGTAAGTCTGTTCACCCACCTGCACGAGAAAGTCGCCTTCGACGATGTAGAACTGCTCATCCTGTCCATGATGAACATGGACGGGTGGGCCGTCGTTTTTATGATACTTGCCATAAAACATGGTCAACTGCTGGTGGGTATCCTGACCGGCTATTTTTAAGGAGAGTTCCATGCCCAGAACCTGATAAAGCTGGCCAAAGCGCGCTTCACTCTCCTGAATCACAAAGGGTTTGGTTGCTGAACTAGCCATAGAAGTAGTCGCTAATGTAGGCGAAAGCAAGCGATGAGCGGCGAGTGCGGATAAACGCAGTATAAAAGAACGGCGTGTCGGAGGATACATAGCGTTGATCGACTGGATGTGAGGGTCACAAAGCTAGCCTTGCCGGTAGAAAGGGTGGTGGTCAAAAAACGACATCTTTACCGAAGACCGAGTAATTTTTCGGGGGCACGGGCTTGGGCTTCCAGCAGGTCAGGGGGCGTCAGTCCGGCAAATTGTTTGAAGTCTTTGACCATATGCTGATAATCCCCGTAGCCACAACTCAGGGCAACCGCGAGCCAATCCAAGGTCGTCTTTCGCTGCTTGAGGGCAAAGGCCCGGTTGAAGCGGGCAATCCGTAAAAATAATTTAGGGCTCACCCCGTTACGCTGCTTAAATTTTCGTTCAAACTGCCGAACGCTAAGACAGGACTGATGCACGAGATCGTCCAGGGATAGAGGCCCAGAGAGCTTCTCCCCGAAGACAC
Coding sequences:
- a CDS encoding chromate resistance protein ChrB domain-containing protein codes for the protein MKWITRERPKIDRLACPWLIRRFIDPEAEFLFVAESEVLPMASTLDAIPFDVPGAEYTHYERFCTFDYILKKHQLTDPALYRMAPIIRGADTDDHSLASQSPGLWAISAGLAFNITDDQALLAQGFILYDALYTWASQLYQQKHIQTPAEKLLLEIYHTYLDHQKKTKVPDWVHELRQLIDTNLDSTLTLQELAENVNVNPSYLSREFSRYFENTSFTEYLQQQRIDKALHLLRSSAYSLSEIAYLTGFSDQSHFTRVFKKYMDLTPNQFRKKQAKK
- a CDS encoding cupin domain-containing protein, which encodes MYPPTRRSFILRLSALAAHRLLSPTLATTSMASSATKPFVIQESEARFGQLYQVLGMELSLKIAGQDTHQQLTMFYGKYHKNDGPPVHVHHGQDEQFYIVEGDFLVQVGEQTYTLHGGDTIFLPREVPHAFLVLSETGKMFFQTSPSGQTEALFKRLSQLPATATLEEIKQVHQKHGVSIVGPRLKN